GATCACCCGCTGTGCCGGCACCCAGTTCGACCGCGAGGTCGTCCGTGCCTTCCTGGATATCGGTGAGCAGGCGCTCATCAAGATCAAGGAGGACATGCACAACCGGAAGCTGACGTTGGTGCAGGCGGAGGCGCAGGCCCAGGAGGCCGAGGCCACCCTCGCGCGGCTCAGCGACGATCTGGACGACATGGACCAGACCATCCCGGGCCCTGGAGGCCCCCCGAGCAGCCCTGGTCCCACGCCACGCGCCGCGCCCACCCCCGCCGCTCCCGTTTCCAGCCCGGCGGTGGCTGCCACGACGGCCACTCCCCGTCCGGAGCAGCCCGTGGTCCTCTCGGTCCTCGCCGGGGGACGCCAGGGCAACTCCCGCGACTGAGGGTCAGGTCTGGTCAACCAGACCCGGCCGTACTTCAGGTCTGGTCAACCAGACCCGGCCGTACCTCAGGTCTGGTCAACCAGACCTCAATCGAGCCCAGATCGAGCGGAGACGGCGACTTCGGGCATGCTCGGCATAGGCTCGGCGGTTAATAGTCGAGCCCCTCCATGACGCCAGCCCCTCCTATAAGGGATCCCCTGACTCCTCCCCTGCTCGACGCTCAGGGGAGAACCATGACCTACCTGCGGCTGTCCGTGACGGACCGGTGCAACTTCCGCTGCACGTACTGCTCGCCAGCGAGCTGGGGTGGGAAGAAGGACCTGCTGACGCCCGAGGAATTCGAGCGCATCGTCTCCGTCTTCGCCCGAATGGGCATCCGGCGGGTGCGGCTCACCGGAGGCGAGCCCCTGATCCGCCCGGACATCGTCGAGGTCTCCCGGCGCATCGCCGCGGTGCCAGGCGTGGAGCGGGTGGCCATCACCACCAACGCCAGCCACCTGGAGCGGTTGGCCGTGCCCCTGCGCGAGGCGGGCGTCACCCAGCTCAACATCAGCCTGGACACCCTGTCCGAGGCCACCTTCCGGCGCATCTCGAAGCAGGGAGAGTTCGCCACCATCCTGCGCGGCATCGACGCGGCCGTGGGGGCGGACTACGCCTCCCTCAAGCTGAACGTCGTCGTCATGCGCGGGGTGAACGATACCGAGGTGCCGGACCTCATCGCGTATGCCCACGCCCGGGGCATGGTGCCGCGCTTCATCGAGCTGATGCCCTTCGGACAGGGCACCCCGGTGCCCACCGCGGAGCTGGTGGACGGGCTGCGCACCACCGGCCTCTCCCTCGTCCCCGAGGACGAGCAGAACAGCGTCACCGCGGGCCCAGCCCGCTACTGGCGCGCGCACGGGGGGCTCGTGGGATTCATCTCTCCCCTCACCCAGAACTTCTGTGGCGGTTGCAACCGCGTGCGCGTGGCCTCCAATGGAGACCTGCGCAGCTGCCTCGGCGGGCGCGCCCAGGCGCCGCTGCACACGCTCATCCGCGGCGGAGCCACGGACGCGGAGCTGGCCCTGGCCATCCGCGGCGCCCTCGGCGAGAAGCCCGAAGGCCACCGCTTCACCGAGCCCGGTGCGGGCGCCTCGCTGCTGTCCATGATGGGCATTGGCGGCTGAGCCCAGAAGACGACGGGCGAGGACCGGACCCCTGGTTGGAGATCCCTCCTCGCCCGTGGCGCGACGCCTTCTCCGCTGCGGTTACTTCACCAGCCGGAGCGTGGCCGGGTAGCGGTACATCTCGCCGTTGTTGGCCTTGATGCCGGCGATGATGGACAGCACCAGCGCGGCGAGTCCCACCAGCGGCAGCAGGAAGATGCCGATCACCGCACACGTCAGGAGGGCCGAGACGACGAGCGCGATGAAGACGGTGATCTGGAAGTTGAGCGCCTCCTTCGCCTGAGCCTCCACCCAGGGCGACTCCTTGCCCTTGGTGAGCCACACGATGAGCGGTCCGAGGAAGGGGAACCCCACCACGGACGCCACCAGCGCGCTCAGGTGCGCGATCATGCCCCACGTCTTCTCGTCCGCCGTGGGCGCCGGCGAACCGGTGATGAAACCGGCCTGCTGCTGCATTTCCATTGCGAGTTCCCCTCAGGGTAGTCAACGGGCGCGGTCACCGCGCCCTCTCCTCCCCATTCTCCGACAGTCCCGGGTCAAATGTCACGTATCAGGCACATGACGGAGGGAAGGGAACTCGCGAGCCGGAGAGACCTCAGCGGTAGAGTTCCCCGCCGGCCTTCTTGAACTCCTCGCTCTTCTCGGCCATGCCGGACTCCAGCACCTTCTGCTCGGAAAGCCCTGTCTTCTCCGCGTAGTCGCGTACGTCCTGGGTGATCTTCATCGAGCAGAACTGCGGGCCGCACATGGAGCAGAAGTGGGCCACCTTGGCGCCCTCGGCGGGCAGGGTCTCGTCATGGAAGGCGCGGGCGCGCTCGGGGTCCAACGAGAGGTTGAACTGGTCCTCCCAGCGGAACTCGAAGCGGGCCTTGGACAGGGCGTTGTCGCGCATCTGCGCACCCGGGTGCCCCTTGGCGAGGTCCGCGGCGTGGGCGGCGATCTTGTAGGTGATGACACCTTCCTTCACGTCATCCCGGTTGGGCAGCCCCAGGTGCTCCTTGGGGGTGACGTAGCAGAGCATCGCCGTGCCGAACCAGCCGATCATCGCCGCGCCGATGCCGCTGGTGAAGTGGTCGTACCCCGGCGCGATGTCCGTGGTGAGGGGCCCGAGTGTGTAGAAGGGCGCCTCGTGGCACACCGCCAGTTGCTTCGTCATGTTCTCCTGGATGAGGTGCATGGGCACGTGGCCCGGACCCTCGATCATCACCTGCACGTCGTGCTTCCAGGCGATCTTCGTCAGCTCGCCCAGCGTCTCCAGCTCGCCGAACTGCGCCGCGTCGTTGGCGTCCGCGATGGAGCCCGGCCGCAGCCCATCTCCCAGGCTGAAGCTGACGTCGTACGCCTTGAGGATCTCGCAGATCTCCTCGAAGTGCGTGTAGAGGAAGTTCTCCTGGTGGTGGGCCAGGCACCACTTGGCCAGGATGGAGCCGCCCCGGCTCACGATGCCGGTCATGCGCTTCGCGGTGAGCGGGATGTAGCGCAGCAGCACGCCCGCGTGGATGGTGAAGTAGTCCACCCCCTGCTCGCACTGCTCGATGAGGGTGTCCCGGTAGATATCCCAGGTGAGATCCTCCGCCTTGCCGCCCACCTTCTCCAGCGCCTGGTAGATGGGCACGGTGCCGATGGGAACCGGGGCATTGCGGAGAATCCACTCGCGCGTCTCGTGGATGTTGCGGCCGGTGGACAGGTCCATCACCGTGTCCGCGCCCCAGCGGATGGACCACACCATCTTCTCCACCTCCTCCTCGATGGAGGAAGTGACGGCCGAGTTGCCGATGTTGGCGTTGATCTTCACCAGGAAGTTGCGGCCGATGATCATCGGCTCCAGCTCCGGGTGGTTGATGTTGGCCGGGATGATGGCGCGGCCACGCGCCACCTCGTCACGCACGAACTCGGGGGTGATCTCCCTGGGAATCGCCGCCCCCCACGAGTGGCCTGGATGCTGCCGGGACAGCTCGGCGAGGGCGGCCTCGCGCTTGAGGTTCTCGCGCAGCGCCACGAACTCCATCTCGGGAGTGATGATCCCCCCGCGGGCATAGTGCAACTGGGTGACATTCGCCCCCTGCTTCGCCACCAGCGGCTTGCGGCGATGGGTGAAGCGCAGCCCGGACAGGCGCGGGTCCGCCTCCCGGGTACGGCCATACTCGGAGGTGACACCGGACAGCTCCTCCACGTCCCCACGGCGGCGGATCCACTCGGCGCGCACGGCGGGCAATCCCGCCCGGAGCTCCAGGGTCGCCTCGGGGTCCGTGTACGGGCCGCTCGAGTCGTAGACGAGAATGGACGGGTTGGGTGTCTCCTTCGCGTCCGGACCGTGGCCATGACGGGTAGGCGTCTGGCTGATCTCCCGCATGGGCACACGGAGGTCCGGGTACCGCACGCCGGGCACATACACCTTGCGCGAGGCCGGCAGGGGCCCCCGGGTGATGCCCTCCAGGACCTTGCCATCCACCTTGAGGCTCTTCGAGGCTCCGCTCACGTCACTTCTCCTCAACGGAAGGACGCGGGCAAGGCGTGGAGCGCCCGCCGCTTCCCTCCGCCGGTACTAACCGGTTCAGGTTCCAAGGGTTGGCCGCTCCACGGCCGTCTCAGCCCCTCTCGGGGGCACCCCTAGCGACAAGGTCACGGTGTAGCGCAGCCGGGGAGCGGGCTTCAACCGTCTGGTGGGACCCCTGTCCAGCAGGTAGCGGACCGAAGGACGGGCGCAGCATCTGCGGTCGGCTCCTCGAAGCACGAAAAGGTTGCACCAGACGATCTGGGTTCGAGCAGCCAACGTGGCGGGCTTCCAGGGCTCCGCGCCCTGGAACCAAACCTGCAATAGCTTCTTTCAGAACCCACGACTCAATCAGGACCGGAGCCACGTTTATGCAGACCGTCGGAGAGCTGATGACCCGCAACCTGGTCACTCTCACGGAGACCCAGAACCTCGCCCTGGCGGAGGAGTTGCTCCGCCTGCACCGCATCCGTCACTTGCCCGTGGTGCGCAACGGGAAGCTCATCGGGCTCGTCACCCACCGAGACCTGCTGCGGGCCGCCGCGCAGCGCGGTGGAGCGGACCCGGCCAAGCAGCCGCTCTGGGCCTCGGACGTGATGGTGCGCGACGTGAAGACGGTTCATGCGGACACGTCCACCCGTGAAGCGGTGAAGCTGATGCTGGACAACAAGTACGGCTGCCTGCCCGTGGTGGGAGCGGACGGACAACTGGTCGGCATCATCACCGAGGCGGACATGGTCCGCTTCGCCCAGCACCTCATCGAGGACATGGACCGCCGAAGCCTCGCGGCCGAATACGAAGCCTGAGCCAAACCACGGGGGAGCACCATGTCGATCGTCTTCGGAACGGACTTCTCGGAGCGGGCGATGACAGCGGCACGGGCGGCGGTGGCGTTCGCCCACCGCAACGGCGAGGTGCTCCACCTGGTCCACGTCACCGAGTATGGAAGCGCGGGGCGTACCACCGCGACCGACGAGGCCCTGCGCCGAGAGGTGTCCGCCCGCCTGGAGGCCCAGGCCGCCGAGCTGCGCGCCGGAGACACGCGGGTGGAGTCGCACCTGCTGGAGGGAGCCCCGGACGAGGTCCTCGTCGAGCACGCGGCCAGCGTCCATGCCTCCCTCCTCATCGTGTCCCACCATGGGCAGCGGGCACCCCGCTGGCGCATCGGCAACGTGGCGGAGCGGGTGGTGCAGACGGCCCGGTGCCCGGTGCTGGTCGTCCGCTCGGCGAGCGCGCTGGAGTCCTGGGCACGCGGGGAGCGCAGCCTGCGTGTCCTCCTCGGCCTGGACTTCTCCCCTCCTTCGGAGGCGGCGGTGGCCTGGGTGCGCAAGCTGCGCACGCTCGGCAACTGCGAGGTGGTGGCTGCCCACCACTACTGGGGTGCGGACGCGCATGTACGCTACGGCGTCCCCCTGTCCACCGAGGCCGAGGTGACGCCCGAGGTGGAGGAGGCGCTGCGGCGCGACCTGACGGCCCGCCTGGGGGACATGCCCGGCACCGGAGCCGTCTGGGTGCACCTGGATCCCGGCCTGGGCCGGCCCTCGGACTCGCTGGTGGCGCTGGCGCGCAAGGAGGAGGCGGATCTCATCGTGGTGGGGACCCACCAGCGCACCGGGGCGAGCAAGTGGTGGTACGGCTCGGTGTCGCAGCGCATCATCCACGAGGCCCCCGTCTCCGTGCTCTGTGTGCCCGCCAGCGCGGCGACTCCCCTCACCATCCCCGAGGTGCGTCGGGTACTGGCCCCCACGGATCTCTCCGAGGTGGGTGTCAGTGCCATCCGTCACGCGTACTCGGTGGTTCCAGCCGGAGGCACCGTCTACCTGCTGCACGTGCTGGAGCCCCTGGGGGGGACGCCCCCGCTCTATGCGCAGTACCTCTCGCCCCAGCCCCCCCAGGTCCGCACGCCCGAACAGGAGCGCGTCGCCGAGGAGCTGCGCGGGCTCATCCCACCCGAGGCGGCCGCCCGGGGCATCTCCACGCGGGTGGAGGTGGTCCACGGCCGCAAGGTGTCCGAGACCATCAGCCAGGCGGCCGAGCGGTTCAACTGTGATGTCATCTGCCTGGCCACCCATGGGCGCTCGGGACTCTCCAAGGCCCTGGTCGGCTCGGTGGCCCAGGAGGTCATCCAGAGCAGCTCCCGGCCGGTCCTGCTCGTCCGTCCCATCTGAGCAGGCGGGCACCCGGCCTTCCGCTCCCATACTCGCGCAGCGGCATGCCGCCCCAGGCGCGGGCCCGCGCGGCATGCACATTGAACGTCTCCTCGTGGGTTGAGACACGCGGAGGTGCGCTGTGACCTACGTTGCCATCACCGAGTTCGAGACGCGGCTCCAGTGGCGGAGCGACTGTGGCGCCCAGCTCTTTGGAGAGCAGACCCCCTCCATTCCCCTGGGTGGGCAAAACTCCGACCTGGAAGGGCAATGGAATCCCGAGGCCCTGCTGGTGGGGGCCGTGGAGGGACGTACCCTGGTGGCCTTCCTGGAGCAGGTACGCGCCCTGGGGGTGGAGGTTCTCTTCTATCAGAGCTCCGCGGTGGCCCGCCGGGTGGACGGGCCGGATGGGCTACCCCACTACACGGACCTGATCGTCCGTCCCCATGTGGCCGTCCGCGACGAGACGGACGCCACCGCCGTACGTCGGATCTTCGACGCGCTCCCGGAGCGCTGTTTCCCCAGCTCCATGCTGCGGCTCACCCCGCGCATCGAGCCCATCGTCGACATCTGGGATGAACAGCACGCCGCCGCGCTGGAGGAGGATCGCCGCCACGGACGGTCCTGGCGTTTCATGGAAGGGGGACGGGCGGCTGGCTATGAACCTTGACGCGACGTGCGGGACATGGTTGCTCACCGTGTCCGGAATCCATCCCTTCCGGGCTCTTGCTTGTTACGGTCCATCCCATGTCCGCTCAACGCATCCTGGTCGTCGATGATGAGGACAATGCCCGCCGTGCCATCGCCACCATCCTCGGCGAGGAGGGTTACGAAGTCGCCGAGGCCTCCAATGGTGAGGAGGCACTCTCCCGGCTGACCGATTTCTCACCGGCCGCCGTCCTCACGGACGTGCGCATGCCGAAGATG
This is a stretch of genomic DNA from Archangium violaceum. It encodes these proteins:
- the moaA gene encoding GTP 3',8-cyclase MoaA; its protein translation is MTPAPPIRDPLTPPLLDAQGRTMTYLRLSVTDRCNFRCTYCSPASWGGKKDLLTPEEFERIVSVFARMGIRRVRLTGGEPLIRPDIVEVSRRIAAVPGVERVAITTNASHLERLAVPLREAGVTQLNISLDTLSEATFRRISKQGEFATILRGIDAAVGADYASLKLNVVVMRGVNDTEVPDLIAYAHARGMVPRFIELMPFGQGTPVPTAELVDGLRTTGLSLVPEDEQNSVTAGPARYWRAHGGLVGFISPLTQNFCGGCNRVRVASNGDLRSCLGGRAQAPLHTLIRGGATDAELALAIRGALGEKPEGHRFTEPGAGASLLSMMGIGG
- a CDS encoding DUF4870 domain-containing protein; translation: MEMQQQAGFITGSPAPTADEKTWGMIAHLSALVASVVGFPFLGPLIVWLTKGKESPWVEAQAKEALNFQITVFIALVVSALLTCAVIGIFLLPLVGLAALVLSIIAGIKANNGEMYRYPATLRLVK
- the thiC gene encoding phosphomethylpyrimidine synthase ThiC gives rise to the protein MSGASKSLKVDGKVLEGITRGPLPASRKVYVPGVRYPDLRVPMREISQTPTRHGHGPDAKETPNPSILVYDSSGPYTDPEATLELRAGLPAVRAEWIRRRGDVEELSGVTSEYGRTREADPRLSGLRFTHRRKPLVAKQGANVTQLHYARGGIITPEMEFVALRENLKREAALAELSRQHPGHSWGAAIPREITPEFVRDEVARGRAIIPANINHPELEPMIIGRNFLVKINANIGNSAVTSSIEEEVEKMVWSIRWGADTVMDLSTGRNIHETREWILRNAPVPIGTVPIYQALEKVGGKAEDLTWDIYRDTLIEQCEQGVDYFTIHAGVLLRYIPLTAKRMTGIVSRGGSILAKWCLAHHQENFLYTHFEEICEILKAYDVSFSLGDGLRPGSIADANDAAQFGELETLGELTKIAWKHDVQVMIEGPGHVPMHLIQENMTKQLAVCHEAPFYTLGPLTTDIAPGYDHFTSGIGAAMIGWFGTAMLCYVTPKEHLGLPNRDDVKEGVITYKIAAHAADLAKGHPGAQMRDNALSKARFEFRWEDQFNLSLDPERARAFHDETLPAEGAKVAHFCSMCGPQFCSMKITQDVRDYAEKTGLSEQKVLESGMAEKSEEFKKAGGELYR
- a CDS encoding CBS domain-containing protein; protein product: MQTVGELMTRNLVTLTETQNLALAEELLRLHRIRHLPVVRNGKLIGLVTHRDLLRAAAQRGGADPAKQPLWASDVMVRDVKTVHADTSTREAVKLMLDNKYGCLPVVGADGQLVGIITEADMVRFAQHLIEDMDRRSLAAEYEA
- a CDS encoding universal stress protein; the protein is MSIVFGTDFSERAMTAARAAVAFAHRNGEVLHLVHVTEYGSAGRTTATDEALRREVSARLEAQAAELRAGDTRVESHLLEGAPDEVLVEHAASVHASLLIVSHHGQRAPRWRIGNVAERVVQTARCPVLVVRSASALESWARGERSLRVLLGLDFSPPSEAAVAWVRKLRTLGNCEVVAAHHYWGADAHVRYGVPLSTEAEVTPEVEEALRRDLTARLGDMPGTGAVWVHLDPGLGRPSDSLVALARKEEADLIVVGTHQRTGASKWWYGSVSQRIIHEAPVSVLCVPASAATPLTIPEVRRVLAPTDLSEVGVSAIRHAYSVVPAGGTVYLLHVLEPLGGTPPLYAQYLSPQPPQVRTPEQERVAEELRGLIPPEAAARGISTRVEVVHGRKVSETISQAAERFNCDVICLATHGRSGLSKALVGSVAQEVIQSSSRPVLLVRPI
- a CDS encoding OsmC family protein encodes the protein MTYVAITEFETRLQWRSDCGAQLFGEQTPSIPLGGQNSDLEGQWNPEALLVGAVEGRTLVAFLEQVRALGVEVLFYQSSAVARRVDGPDGLPHYTDLIVRPHVAVRDETDATAVRRIFDALPERCFPSSMLRLTPRIEPIVDIWDEQHAAALEEDRRHGRSWRFMEGGRAAGYEP